In the Scyliorhinus torazame isolate Kashiwa2021f chromosome 4, sScyTor2.1, whole genome shotgun sequence genome, one interval contains:
- the LOC140411772 gene encoding uncharacterized protein, whose product MLRIFLTVSVLFWNQLAAQDAVDEVIKLCERDDCLIPEVVINDKNYDEAELEFRQWIQTEVDAVDIKSALAIGLDKLFSYARCGNVAGTVIPLAASWGVVGYLKNGKIQQRFSVFVLIVPEVINPPEPTDPAVTLQTGPPVWFYGRVFDKKVDEQQTEELVIQLLKDLEQDNQPFNSTFFDITYLNTEGLMEIGFMKTGE is encoded by the exons ATGCTGCGAATCTTCTTAACCGTGTCTGTCCTCTTCTGGAACCAACTCGCTGCACAGGATGCGGTAGACGAGGTGATCAAACTCTGTGAACGAGATGACTGCCTGATACCCGAAGTCGTCATTAACGACAAG AATTATGATGAGGCGGAATTAGAATTTCGCCAATGGATTCAAACTGAAGTTGATGCCGTGGATATTAAAAGTGCGCTGGCGATCGGTCTGGACAAACTATTCAGTTATGCACGTTGTGGGAATGTTGCAG GTACCGTTATTCCTCTCGCTGCATCTTGGGGAGTTGTTGGATACTTGAAAAATGGCAAAATACAACAAAGATTCAGTGTATTTGTCCTGATAGTTCCCGAAGTCATCAATCCACCGGAACCAACAGATCCAGCAGTTACATTACAAACTGGACCTCCTGTTTGGTTCTATGGCAG GGTTTTTGACAAGAAAGTTGATGAACAACAAACTGAAGAACTTGTGATTCAATTACTGAAGGATTTGGAACAAGACAACCAGCCCTTCAATAGCACATTTTTTGACATCACTTATTTGAACACAGAAGGGTTAATGGAAATAGGTTTTATGAAGACAGGAGAATGA